The following proteins come from a genomic window of Anas platyrhynchos isolate ZD024472 breed Pekin duck chromosome 20, IASCAAS_PekinDuck_T2T, whole genome shotgun sequence:
- the SEPTIN4 gene encoding septin-5 isoform X2 produces MPVPVPVPMPVPMPMPVAVPVAVPGAAPPRPAPAAAISAHPGGGARPCRSAAAAPGRRPVAMIKRFLKEDSEEAELTQFLRDCPPTDTPRKVEPLEGRREPGHPLCGRVPAEEPADDRDARPFSRPRPLDAQQLITAPPPPSPSRPRSPWGQLDPYDSSEDDKEYVGFATLPNQVHRKSVKKGFDFTLMVAGESGLGKSTLVNSLFLTDMYRDRKFLNAEERITQTVEITKHVVDIEEKGVKLRLTIVDTPGFGDAVNNTECWKPVADYIDQQFEQYFRDESGLNRKNIQDNRVHCCIYFISPFGHGLRPLDVEFMRALHQRVNIVPVLAKADTLTPSEVERMKNKIREEIDHYGIRIYQFPECDSDEDEEFKLQDQALKESIPFAVIGSNTVVEAKGRRVRGRLYPWGIVEVENPSHCDFVKLRTMLVRTHMQDLKDVTRETHYENYRTQCIQSMTRMVVKERNRKRQPSTLRLCCADCSAD; encoded by the exons atgccggtgccggtgccggtgccgatGCCGGTGCCGATGCCGATGCCGGTGGCAGTGCCGGTGgcggtgcccggtgccgccccgccccgccccgcccccgccgctgCTATTTCTGCTCAtcccggcggcggggcccggccgtgCCGCTCGGCAGCCGCCGCTCCCGGACGGCGCCCGGTAGCCATG aTCAAGCGCTTCCTGAAGGAGGACTCGGAGGAGGCCGAGCTCACCCAGTTCCTCCGGGACTGCCCCCCCACCGACACCCCCCGCAAAGTGGAGCCCCTCGAGGGCAGGCGGGAGCCCGGCCACCCCCTCTGTGGCAGGGTCCCCGCCGAGGAGCCCGCCGATGACAGGGACGCGCGGCCCTTCTCTCGTCCTCGGCCCCTGGATGCCCAGCAGCTCATCACGGCCCCCCCGCCGCCCAGCCCCTCCCGGCCGCGCAGCCCCTGGGGGCAGCTGGACCCCTACGACTCCTCCGAG gaCGACAAGGAGTACGTGGGGTTTGCCACGCTCCCCAACCAGGTCCATCGCAAGTCGGTGAAGAAGGGCTTCGACTTCACGCTCATGGTGGCAG GGGAGTCTGGGCTGGGGAAATCCACCCTCGTCAACAGCCTCTTCCTGACGGACATGTACAGGGACCGCAAGTTCCTGAATGCTGAAG AGCGCATCACGCAGACAGTGGAGATCACCAAGCACGTGGTGGACATTGAGGAGAAGGGCGTCAAGCTGCGCCTGACCATTGTGGACACGCCAGGCTTTGGGGACGCCGTCAACAACACCGAGTG CTGGAAGCCGGTGGCTGACTACATCGACCAGCAGTTCGAGCAGTATTTCCGTGATGAGAGTGGCCTGAACCGGAAAAACATCCAGGACAACCGCGTCCACTGCTGCATCTACTTCATCTCGCCCTTCGGCCATGG cctccgGCCCCTGGACGTGGAGTTCATGCGAGCCCTGCACCAGCGGGTGAACATCGTGCCTGTGCTGGCCAAGGCGGACACCCTGACACCCTCTGAGGTGGAGCGCATGAAGAACAAG ATCCGTGAGGAGATCGACCACTATGGGATCCGCATCTACCAGTTCCCCGAGTGTGACTCAGATGAGGATGAGGAGTTCAAGCTGCAGGACCAGGCACTGAAG GAGAGCATCCCCTTCGCTGTCATCGGCAGCAACACGGTCGTGGAGGCCAAGGGCCGGCGCGTCCGCGGGCGCCTCTACCCCTGGGGCATCGTGGAAG TGGAGAACCCGTCCCACTGCGACTTCGTGAAGCTGCGCACCATGCTGGTGAGGACACACATGCAGGACCTGAAGGACGTGACGCGGGAGACACACTACGAGAACTACCGCACGCAGTGCATCCAGAGCATGACCCGCATGGTGGTGAAGGAGAGAAACCGCAA GAGGCAGCCCTCCACGCTGCGGCTGTGCTGCGCCGACTGCTCTGCAGACTGA
- the SEPTIN4 gene encoding septin-4 isoform X1 — protein sequence MPVPVPVPMPVPMPMPVAVPVAVPGAAPPRPAPAAAISAHPGGGARPCRSAAAAPGRRPVAMIKRFLKEDSEEAELTQFLRDCPPTDTPRKVEPLEGRREPGHPLCGRVPAEEPADDRDARPFSRPRPLDAQQLITAPPPPSPSRPRSPWGQLDPYDSSEDDKEYVGFATLPNQVHRKSVKKGFDFTLMVAGESGLGKSTLVNSLFLTDMYRDRKFLNAEERITQTVEITKHVVDIEEKGVKLRLTIVDTPGFGDAVNNTECWKPVADYIDQQFEQYFRDESGLNRKNIQDNRVHCCIYFISPFGHGLRPLDVEFMRALHQRVNIVPVLAKADTLTPSEVERMKNKIREEIDHYGIRIYQFPECDSDEDEEFKLQDQALKESIPFAVIGSNTVVEAKGRRVRGRLYPWGIVEVENPSHCDFVKLRTMLVRTHMQDLKDVTRETHYENYRTQCIQSMTRMVVKERNRNKLTRESGTDFPIPVIPPVPDSETEKLIREKDEELRRMQEMLQKIQKQMKDSH from the exons atgccggtgccggtgccggtgccgatGCCGGTGCCGATGCCGATGCCGGTGGCAGTGCCGGTGgcggtgcccggtgccgccccgccccgccccgcccccgccgctgCTATTTCTGCTCAtcccggcggcggggcccggccgtgCCGCTCGGCAGCCGCCGCTCCCGGACGGCGCCCGGTAGCCATG aTCAAGCGCTTCCTGAAGGAGGACTCGGAGGAGGCCGAGCTCACCCAGTTCCTCCGGGACTGCCCCCCCACCGACACCCCCCGCAAAGTGGAGCCCCTCGAGGGCAGGCGGGAGCCCGGCCACCCCCTCTGTGGCAGGGTCCCCGCCGAGGAGCCCGCCGATGACAGGGACGCGCGGCCCTTCTCTCGTCCTCGGCCCCTGGATGCCCAGCAGCTCATCACGGCCCCCCCGCCGCCCAGCCCCTCCCGGCCGCGCAGCCCCTGGGGGCAGCTGGACCCCTACGACTCCTCCGAG gaCGACAAGGAGTACGTGGGGTTTGCCACGCTCCCCAACCAGGTCCATCGCAAGTCGGTGAAGAAGGGCTTCGACTTCACGCTCATGGTGGCAG GGGAGTCTGGGCTGGGGAAATCCACCCTCGTCAACAGCCTCTTCCTGACGGACATGTACAGGGACCGCAAGTTCCTGAATGCTGAAG AGCGCATCACGCAGACAGTGGAGATCACCAAGCACGTGGTGGACATTGAGGAGAAGGGCGTCAAGCTGCGCCTGACCATTGTGGACACGCCAGGCTTTGGGGACGCCGTCAACAACACCGAGTG CTGGAAGCCGGTGGCTGACTACATCGACCAGCAGTTCGAGCAGTATTTCCGTGATGAGAGTGGCCTGAACCGGAAAAACATCCAGGACAACCGCGTCCACTGCTGCATCTACTTCATCTCGCCCTTCGGCCATGG cctccgGCCCCTGGACGTGGAGTTCATGCGAGCCCTGCACCAGCGGGTGAACATCGTGCCTGTGCTGGCCAAGGCGGACACCCTGACACCCTCTGAGGTGGAGCGCATGAAGAACAAG ATCCGTGAGGAGATCGACCACTATGGGATCCGCATCTACCAGTTCCCCGAGTGTGACTCAGATGAGGATGAGGAGTTCAAGCTGCAGGACCAGGCACTGAAG GAGAGCATCCCCTTCGCTGTCATCGGCAGCAACACGGTCGTGGAGGCCAAGGGCCGGCGCGTCCGCGGGCGCCTCTACCCCTGGGGCATCGTGGAAG TGGAGAACCCGTCCCACTGCGACTTCGTGAAGCTGCGCACCATGCTGGTGAGGACACACATGCAGGACCTGAAGGACGTGACGCGGGAGACACACTACGAGAACTACCGCACGCAGTGCATCCAGAGCATGACCCGCATGGTGGTGAAGGAGAGAAACCGCAA CAAACTGACGCGGGAGAGCGGGACAGATTTCCCCATCCCTGTCATCCCCCCGGTGCCCGATTCGGAGACGGAGAAGCTCATCCGGGAGAAGGACGAGGAG ctgcGGCGCAtgcaggagatgctgcagaAGATCCAGAAGCAGATGAAGGACTCCCACTAG
- the LOC139999164 gene encoding uncharacterized protein: MAPNPLLPPDSDTPRDPSAAAPQPGSASTPSPQVPEPPRSRLPCMVMELRSGMCLVQPVTSGRLLVALQSPLGARRVGLKARASGRPQPGPGQGQSSGHSVAPMTSNLSQAEPPAGGCPPRDTRGALARPQRCRSRAVLRDQMTQTEPSTEVLPPPWVDVKTQLPTPPAPQRAPRAAHPTSSSPSPPPAPPSPAAIANTKPSHRAPQQPGDKSSYRCVLHRASPEPGTTLGFSPLEPPPAQPSMGASAPWESRGVQRAEARAEEQEEYRCALHLTAKRLRRVVEAEVAHGGSWPMAPSPPPPPKRDKGTQTTPVPVLPRPTEHSPEDTHAPGRDRQGPAVPLPLLLARDVPTARALPKPDPDSAWWPLVHPEQQVAPRPMSPLMRPNATELGSLGLGAITEVTAGRGGSSEDAAELAPCGRAPATAVPQEVMPKSFPSGCDTNDGDVAGREPEASGFRTFFMDLADERHTDHLWSLKGEAGPLWQFV; this comes from the exons ATGGCCCCAAACCCTCTGCTGCCACCAGACAGTGACACCCCGCGGGACCCCTcggctgctgccccccagcctggcagcgcctccaccccatccccacaggtccccgagcccccccgcAGCCGCTTGCCCTGCATGGTGATGGAGCTGCGGAGCGGGATGTGCCTGGTGCAGCCGGTGACATCGGGCCGCTTGCTGGTGGCCCTGCAGAGTCCCCTGGGTGCCCGGCGGGTGGGACTAAAAGCGAGGGCCAGCGGCCGGCCGCAGCCTGGACCAGGGCAGGGACAAAGCAGTGGCCACTCGGTCGCCCCCATGACAAGCAACTTGTCCCAGGCAGAGCCaccagctgggggctgccccccacGGGACACCCGCGGGGCCCTGGCCCGGCCCCAGCGCTGCCGCAGCAGGGCTGTTCTTAGGGACCAGATGACCCAGACCGAGCCCAGCACGGAGGTTTTGCCACCCCCGTGGGTCGATGTGAAGACCCAGCTGcccacacccccagccccgcagcgagccccccgtgctgcccaccccaccagcagctccccgtccccaccaCCGGCACCACCCAGCCCCGCAGCCATCGCCAACACCAAGCCATCCCACAGGGCCCCGCAACAACCCGGGGACAAATCCAGCTACCGGTGCGTGCTGCACCGGGCCTCCCCCGAGCCTGGCACCACGCTGGGCTTCTCACCCCTGGAGCCcccaccagcccagcccagcatgGGGGCCTCAGCCCCGTGGGAGAGCAGGGGGGTGCAGAGAGCAGAGGCCCGTGccgaggagcaggaggagtACCGCTGCGCCCTGCACCTCACGGCCAAGCGGCTGCGGCGAGTGGTGGAGGCGGAGGTGGCCCACGGGGGCTCCTGGCCCATGGCACCCTCCCCGCCGCCACCTCCCAAGAGGGACAAGGGCACCCAGACCACACCCGTGCCCGTGCTCCCACGCCCCACTGAGCACTCCCCCGAGGACACCCATGCCCCTGGTAGGGACCGCCAGGGCCCAGCtgtccccctgcccctgctgctcgCCAGGGATGTCCCCActgccagggctctgcccaAGCCTGACCCTGACTCGGCTTGGTGGCCCCTGGTGCACCCGGAGCAGCAGGTGGCCCCGCGCCCCATGTCCCCATTGATGAGGCCGAATGCCACCGAGCTTGGCTCCTTGGGGCTGGGTGCCATCACGGAGGTCACGGCGGGCAGAGGTGGCTccagcgaggatgcggctgagCTGGCACCATGCGGCAGAGCCCCTGCCACCGCCGTCCCACAGGAGGTGATGCCCAAGAGCTTCCCCTCCGGCTGTGACACCAATGATGGGGACGTGGCAGGCAGGGAGCCGGAGGCCTCTGGATTTAGGACCTTCTTCATGG ATCTGGCCGACGAGAGGCACACCGACCACCTCTGGTCCCTGAAAGGTGAGGCCGGCCCCTTGTGGCAGTTTGTGTAG
- the CCDC183 gene encoding coiled-coil domain-containing protein 183, with protein sequence MQSRRANISQQTQELRNIITLQEQGKKFFTQSSEEKLSQNRDLLPQLRGMVQEDVHALGIAQKRDQLIISEACRAQKNLDIVLAGKTVEGAREKLQSSIFERVNACNALLYEVRRRGQTQDELQQRLQQLLDVKIDDKRIQEQVQMIRQLENSIEKMLMKVRTGQKVTLLYLAVKDVLKKELAYLPLHLDLLHGMAGVYHGELEDMELMALDALKANNITKEELAKLERQFLAERELRHRTLAAQKVQIDRLWLKGASEKHLRAQARYDLAMDFPALLPQDSLMGSKLEATKSQIQHEAQVTAEVEKAKAAVQCSRLWDITGRLLAQQKSTAELEQHIGACEEKRQALKATLKDLELKQAELKFRQPPSAISCRRLETELRTSLQQEEARLEQARAQSLRNQELLLLFENGIDNLFIRLYGIDVPEQDVSVELKGVDEKLQYCEQKLQHLVQRVASLPAPSYSPDEDNEIFVKVRNFLEKTTAREPQNLKISLEDIGSAVHDPFDFADKDHGLVLTREDIKKQGLHLIESKMKSGKRK encoded by the exons ATGCAGAGCCGCAGGGCAAACATCAGCCAGCAGACCCAGGAGCTGCGCAACATCATCACCTTGCAAG agcaagggAAGAAGTTTTTCACACAGTCATCTGAGGAAAAGCTCAGCCAGAACAGAGATCTGCTCCCACAGCTGCGCGGGATGGTGCAGGAGGACGTCCATGCCCTGGGCATTGCCCAGAAG CGTGACCAGCTAATCATCTCCGAGGCTTGCAGAGCACAGAAGAACTTGGACATCGTTTTGGCTGGCAAAACGGTGGAG GGTGCCCGGGAGAAGCTCCAGAGCAGCATCTTTGAGCGGGTGAACGCCTGCAACGCGCTGCTGTACGAGGTGAGGCGGCGTGGCCAGACCCAGGACGAGCTGCAGCagcggctgcagcagctgctggatgtCAAAATCGATGACAAGCGGATCCAGGAGCAGGTGCAG ATGATTCGCCAGCTGGAGAACAGCATCGAGAAGATGCTCATGAAAGTCCGCACTGGGCAGAAGGTGACCCTGCTGTACCTGGCGGTGAAGGATGTCCTCAAGAAG GAGCTGGCCTACCTGCCTCTGCATCTGGACCTCCTGCACGGGATGGCCGGGGTGTACCATGGGGAGCTGGAGGACATGGAGCTCATGGCTTTGGATGCCCTCAAAGCCAATAACATAACCAag gaggagctggccaagctggaAAGACAGTTCCTCGCGGAGAGGGAGCTCAGGCATCGCACCCTGGCAGCCCAAAAGGTGCAAATCGACCGACTTTGGCTCAAGGGCGCAAGTGAAAAGCACTTGAGAGCG CAAGCCAGGTATGACCTGGCCATGGacttccctgccctgctgccccaggACTCGCTGATGG GCTCCAAGCTGGAGGCCACCAAGTCCCAGATCCAGCATGAGGCCCAGGTGACAGCAGAGGTGGAGAAGGCCAAAGCTGCGGTGCAGTGCTCCCGCCTCTGG GATATCACgggcaggctgctggcacagcagaaGTCCACGGcggagctggagcagcacatTGGGGCGTGCGAGGAGAAGAGGCAGGCACTGAAGGCCACGCTGAAGGACTTGGAACTGAAGCAGGCAGAGCTGAAGTTTCGCCAGCCCCCAAGTGCCAtcag CTGTAGGAGGCTGGAGACAGAGCTGAGGACgagcctgcagcaggaggaggcccGGTTGGAGCAGGCGCGAGCCCAGTCtctgaggaaccaggagctcctGCTCCTGTTTGAAAATGGCATTGACAACCTCTTCATCCGCCTGTATGGCATCGATGTACCCGAGCAG GATGTCTCCGTCGAGCTGAAGGGGGTGGATGAGAAGCTGCAGTACTGTgagcagaagctgcagcacCTGGTGCAGCGAGtggcctccctgcctgcccccagctACAGCCCTGATGAGGACAATGAG ATTTTTGTGAAGGTCAGGAattttctggagaaaacaaCTGCGAGAGAGCCACAGAACCTGAAGATTTCCTTGGAGGACATAGGCTCTGCAGTCCACG ATCCCTTTGATTTTGCTGACAAAGACCATGGCCTGGTTCTCACCCGGGAGGACATCAAGAAGCAGGGGCTGCACTTGATCGAAAGCAAGATGAAAAGTGGCAAGAGGAAGTAG